In Paenibacillus hexagrammi, the following are encoded in one genomic region:
- a CDS encoding immunoglobulin-like domain-containing protein: MVSGGTSHALALKSDGSVWAWGDNTYSQLGDGTTEQSSSPKQVTYEDGTPLIDFVKVVAGGNHSMALRNDGTLWEWGGWSASNNMEVDIPYPQQVPLADPVKDMATTGYSCLALLEDGTVWGWGKNNWGQLATGSNEGDSSFYESPVQAVGPGGTGYLTDVVKLVSSDSLVAALTYDGKLYAWGNNYANYLALEDYTEDNWIVNVPTQITAFPEAVVDLEAGGNGLGAVLESGKVWATTDVFGNKKTQVFAGDSYYSFPEVTDGKQIAMGGSSIGVLTEAGKLWTCGVNGSVDNPTSSFILGNPDVGYQSIQAPVMGPNGDGYFSDGMYFNEGNNSAYVIRKDGTLWSWGSNQYGQLGIGVAGDGVTTNASKVPTAVTIDGEQFRLATSAVASLESISLNGVVVSGFTSDTKQYEVDLGSGTTSVTVAAVPTDSDSILTVNHASVSDNGSAEVALGAGTNTIGLEVTAPDGESKETYSVKINVGSHSEIPSKESPVQLYDDNSKVIDSANLPDGGSVLVETLPSNESQIMRTKYDGGIEKSMTFSYHKTVSVYPLSDTSGDLALVSNVTNGIELVKTDSDLTLDTPSTVTVTNDAEWTQKTAFKAKATSDGGVVIIGEATKVSSNWTMPYLVKLDADWNIEMETEFVISEDYPDKITDVVEDGSGGFVVTGTLSVGADSPSIMAVHLTSDGTMDNERSYVRDSYQEGQGIIRLEDGGYLLAGVSASNSSMSRNQGVWLLKLDSSLNLQWETFTESNGPVSVQSWTPLAEGGYAAAGMRDGVAALTVFNKDGYELWHVSDEGVKEWSHAQRTLDGGYLTGGTTTSGQAVYSKWSGPNLRLSHVQVDEEDKSVPVTVANPQEPDVISFDVPGSSSSVKVKPYLENTEMLLTADDEAIASGAPIDVSVPQGTDIKDVAFIIQTPDKRYTRSYTLELHVIPVNKEALSTIINQAQEFLDHAVVGTDAGQYPASAIDNLTAMLQSAKEVYDDPTSTPSTVDSTASMLEEELSSIPYEQYPYADKVFLASELRYASQMMAHGVQGTNPGNTPASAFAALQSAYNDAQAVMKNMVANQSSVDEVTEGLVNSIQSFQDALILPSPTYFEDFENDNGGFHTEGTISSWEYGTPDYENGPVSANSGSKAWGTNLSGNYLDNEDSYLVSGPIDASGTVVNKLLISASMWEQTESGYDYGYLDVSKDGGQTWDTVYKSTSDSEYSEGEEVEWEEELPPTTGTVSWKKHIFELDPSYAVSNLKLRFHLTSDGSVSEPGVYVDDVAVYVLKDTLESVLHMANDKLISMEEGTLPGQYRYGAVSLLQHAYSTAQQVNNDTGATEEHRAEQLNILQHSLHAAEGLKVSAPLASTVPNGSIVSYSGLKWIMLDNESGKMVSTESIGTSIWSEVGANSFNPAIQGSVAYQLNHPFLESLTNSDWIQDHAWDVTGLDGRIWNDTATVSAKVGLLSAQDYLQYGSVYPGGSGTLMPLENSWTLTPMSYTDSEDNQSVYQIDPYGYLSYSYRYSTKEMRPVIFVRTDLVQSAGTGTNEDPYTLTLDTDDLQVSRSSLLLPDWFKDINSGIDFEANTVSTDQILLPTQDADGVTITWNSSQPSMINPVTGEVQHPLPGESDAVVDLTATVGKQEAAHSLSFTLTVPALQDPIEHPITDMSIQNAQLSPAFDPDVHDYQISLSDTADVIVLRPSLNGNSTMTVSDATYTVSGLDYLIDTGSADSFRLEGQTPLGTKESYIFSLVRLKSQKSMLYFSVPNQKGTALIDNINHTVTAQVYHGVDLTSVMPVITVSDGAAYLPSAGTVLDFSSPVTYILTAQDGSSQQYQVTVTEAPDMSSAEVKPLGTEPVRNVPFGIQIYQAKDINGSLLTGSVHVVVDSTDLQEGVVFDGLVSFTDGEALLPITLSEAEAQTLTITLAGVSRPLFVTVNVQLPDADIVEADKTALVLSSILGSNADASHVTMNLELPTLGVFGSTINWSSDHRAIAADGTVTRPTSTNGDAIVHLTATFSKGMKKQQVVFEITVLSLEPVEYGTPVVVTSEEPIVFSGGVKLDLQSLNIPNGTTVTAEPVTPITTGTTLQQAGPVVKFTFQGMQTNPLPAPVNLQFAVDPGTDISKIGIFYYNEATGKWEYQRTIAESSNKVSAYVSHFSTYGVFTADQAAAPIANPESGAELQPGMSVTLATATDGAAIRYTLDGSEPTASSILYSNIQQPTAVAGSDLIVKAFAQKDGMIDSIVQTFTYSTASLSSNTRLGSIVVSTDSAQLNLLTVTSDGSAVPSLYTTTVPSVVSAVYVSAAAEYPGAHVDMYEDGQLISVNDAVYAVNLNVGVNRLQLVVTAENGDQQTYTLNVNRLGASNADITSMKYENVPLTQVGNLFTLRVGWDVDAVDLDVSLSDPHAYFTVTGATYGMDSIHMADLSFDPASNISAVNVTAQDGTVKTYSVQVVRTPEPTDAVLDGNHDGSIRIDDIVALVREQYDVDGNGFDANDVKYLLSRIQPKSVQKQ, encoded by the coding sequence ATGGTATCAGGTGGAACAAGCCACGCACTGGCTTTGAAGTCTGACGGCTCTGTCTGGGCCTGGGGTGATAATACTTACAGTCAGCTGGGTGATGGGACTACGGAGCAGAGCTCCAGCCCGAAGCAGGTTACATATGAGGATGGCACACCGTTAATCGACTTTGTTAAGGTTGTTGCTGGTGGTAATCACTCGATGGCTTTGCGAAATGACGGAACGTTGTGGGAATGGGGAGGCTGGTCTGCTTCTAATAATATGGAGGTGGATATCCCATACCCGCAGCAGGTACCTCTAGCTGATCCTGTTAAAGATATGGCTACCACCGGTTATTCTTGCTTGGCCCTTCTAGAGGATGGAACGGTTTGGGGCTGGGGGAAGAATAATTGGGGACAACTGGCTACTGGTAGTAACGAAGGGGACTCAAGTTTCTATGAATCTCCTGTTCAAGCGGTAGGTCCCGGAGGAACGGGATATCTGACGGATGTAGTCAAGCTTGTCTCATCAGATTCCCTAGTAGCTGCTCTGACTTATGATGGAAAGCTGTACGCTTGGGGCAACAATTATGCTAATTATCTCGCACTTGAGGATTATACGGAAGATAACTGGATCGTGAATGTTCCAACGCAAATAACTGCATTTCCTGAAGCTGTAGTTGATTTGGAAGCAGGTGGCAATGGGCTTGGAGCAGTACTAGAAAGTGGGAAGGTTTGGGCGACTACAGACGTATTCGGTAATAAGAAAACTCAAGTCTTTGCGGGAGATTCTTATTATTCCTTTCCAGAGGTTACCGATGGCAAACAGATTGCTATGGGCGGTAGCTCCATTGGGGTACTAACGGAAGCTGGCAAGCTTTGGACTTGCGGTGTAAATGGAAGTGTTGATAATCCAACCTCTTCGTTTATATTAGGAAATCCTGATGTTGGCTATCAAAGCATACAAGCACCAGTGATGGGGCCCAATGGCGATGGATACTTCAGCGATGGTATGTACTTTAATGAAGGGAACAACTCAGCGTATGTCATTCGCAAGGATGGTACGTTATGGAGCTGGGGCAGTAACCAGTACGGTCAACTAGGTATTGGTGTTGCAGGCGATGGCGTAACGACAAATGCAAGTAAGGTGCCGACAGCGGTCACGATTGACGGAGAACAGTTCCGTTTGGCAACTTCCGCAGTTGCAAGTCTTGAGTCTATTTCGCTTAATGGGGTTGTAGTAAGCGGTTTTACGTCAGATACGAAGCAGTATGAAGTTGATTTGGGCTCAGGTACTACATCAGTGACAGTTGCAGCTGTTCCTACAGATTCAGATTCTATCCTAACAGTGAATCATGCTTCAGTTAGTGATAACGGTTCGGCTGAGGTTGCTTTGGGAGCTGGCACCAATACGATCGGTCTTGAAGTTACGGCACCTGATGGAGAATCCAAAGAAACCTACTCGGTGAAAATTAACGTTGGTTCCCACTCAGAAATTCCTTCTAAAGAGAGTCCGGTTCAGCTTTATGACGACAATTCTAAGGTGATAGACTCAGCTAATTTGCCTGATGGTGGTAGTGTCCTAGTTGAAACTTTACCTTCGAATGAGTCACAAATCATGCGCACCAAGTATGATGGCGGGATAGAAAAGTCTATGACTTTTTCGTATCACAAGACAGTTTCTGTGTATCCATTATCGGATACAAGTGGTGACTTAGCCTTAGTAAGCAATGTTACAAATGGTATTGAGCTGGTAAAGACAGATTCTGATCTAACCTTGGATACTCCGAGTACGGTCACTGTTACCAATGATGCCGAATGGACACAAAAAACGGCATTCAAGGCAAAAGCGACATCAGATGGTGGTGTAGTGATCATTGGTGAGGCGACGAAGGTCTCATCTAATTGGACGATGCCTTATTTGGTTAAGCTGGATGCAGACTGGAATATTGAGATGGAAACGGAATTTGTCATTAGTGAGGATTACCCGGACAAGATCACCGATGTTGTTGAAGATGGCAGCGGTGGGTTTGTTGTAACGGGGACCTTATCTGTGGGGGCCGACTCTCCCTCCATTATGGCCGTGCATTTGACAAGCGACGGGACCATGGACAACGAGAGATCCTATGTGCGTGATAGCTACCAAGAGGGCCAAGGCATCATTCGCTTAGAAGATGGAGGCTATCTACTAGCGGGAGTTTCCGCTTCTAATAGCAGCATGTCCCGCAATCAGGGAGTATGGCTGCTCAAGCTGGATTCCTCATTGAATCTGCAGTGGGAGACATTTACAGAAAGCAATGGGCCGGTTTCTGTACAAAGTTGGACACCTCTAGCAGAAGGAGGATATGCAGCGGCAGGCATGCGAGATGGTGTGGCAGCTCTGACGGTTTTTAACAAGGACGGCTACGAACTATGGCATGTTTCCGATGAAGGGGTTAAAGAGTGGAGTCACGCTCAGCGGACCTTAGACGGCGGTTATCTTACTGGCGGCACGACAACGTCAGGCCAGGCGGTTTATAGCAAATGGTCTGGACCCAACTTACGCCTATCTCACGTTCAGGTGGATGAGGAAGATAAGTCAGTACCTGTAACTGTGGCGAATCCCCAAGAGCCTGATGTAATTAGCTTTGACGTTCCTGGGAGCAGCTCTTCGGTAAAGGTTAAGCCCTATCTGGAAAATACCGAGATGCTCTTGACGGCAGACGATGAAGCCATTGCAAGTGGAGCACCCATCGATGTGAGTGTACCCCAAGGAACGGACATTAAGGACGTTGCTTTCATCATTCAAACGCCGGACAAAAGATATACAAGGTCTTATACTTTGGAGCTGCATGTAATTCCAGTTAATAAGGAAGCGCTGAGCACAATTATTAATCAGGCTCAGGAGTTCTTGGATCATGCTGTAGTTGGTACGGATGCAGGGCAATATCCAGCGTCTGCAATTGACAATCTTACAGCTATGCTTCAATCAGCCAAAGAGGTTTATGATGATCCGACAAGCACTCCATCTACGGTTGATAGTACAGCTTCCATGCTAGAGGAAGAACTTTCTTCGATACCGTATGAACAATACCCGTATGCGGATAAGGTTTTCCTTGCTTCAGAGCTGCGGTATGCTTCACAGATGATGGCACATGGGGTACAAGGGACTAATCCAGGCAACACGCCTGCTTCCGCATTTGCAGCACTTCAGTCGGCTTACAACGATGCACAAGCCGTTATGAAGAACATGGTTGCAAATCAATCTTCCGTGGACGAAGTGACGGAAGGCTTAGTTAATAGCATTCAGAGCTTTCAAGACGCTCTCATTCTTCCTAGTCCCACGTACTTCGAGGATTTTGAGAATGATAACGGCGGTTTTCATACGGAAGGCACAATTTCTTCATGGGAATACGGTACACCTGATTATGAAAATGGCCCTGTAAGCGCGAATTCAGGTTCAAAGGCTTGGGGGACTAATCTGTCAGGGAATTACCTGGATAATGAAGACAGCTACCTCGTTTCGGGCCCTATCGATGCATCGGGTACCGTTGTAAACAAGCTGCTGATTTCGGCATCTATGTGGGAGCAGACGGAGAGCGGCTATGATTACGGTTATCTCGACGTTAGTAAAGACGGTGGACAAACGTGGGATACTGTTTATAAATCTACCAGTGATAGTGAATATTCGGAAGGAGAGGAAGTTGAGTGGGAAGAGGAACTCCCTCCTACAACGGGCACTGTATCTTGGAAAAAGCATATCTTTGAACTAGATCCAAGTTACGCCGTATCGAATTTAAAGCTTCGATTCCACCTGACGTCTGATGGTTCCGTTAGCGAACCAGGCGTGTACGTGGATGACGTGGCCGTATATGTATTGAAGGATACACTTGAATCCGTTCTTCATATGGCAAATGACAAATTGATCAGCATGGAAGAAGGGACTTTACCAGGACAATACAGATACGGTGCGGTAAGCCTGCTGCAGCATGCATATTCAACTGCTCAACAGGTTAACAACGATACGGGCGCAACGGAAGAACATCGAGCAGAACAGTTGAATATTCTTCAACACAGTCTCCACGCTGCTGAGGGACTGAAGGTAAGTGCCCCGCTCGCAAGCACAGTTCCTAATGGTAGTATCGTCTCATATAGCGGACTAAAGTGGATTATGCTGGATAACGAGTCCGGTAAAATGGTTTCTACAGAATCAATAGGCACATCTATTTGGAGTGAAGTCGGAGCCAATTCCTTTAACCCTGCTATACAAGGCTCGGTTGCTTATCAGCTTAATCATCCATTCTTAGAATCTCTGACCAATTCGGACTGGATTCAAGACCATGCTTGGGATGTAACCGGCTTGGACGGTCGAATATGGAATGATACCGCAACGGTATCCGCTAAAGTGGGCTTACTTTCTGCACAGGATTACCTGCAGTATGGCTCGGTATATCCGGGCGGAAGCGGAACGTTAATGCCTTTAGAAAATTCATGGACATTAACGCCTATGTCCTACACAGATTCTGAAGATAATCAGAGCGTTTATCAGATTGACCCGTACGGCTATCTAAGCTACTCATATCGCTATTCGACTAAGGAAATGAGACCAGTCATCTTTGTAAGGACTGATTTAGTACAGAGCGCAGGTACTGGAACAAATGAAGATCCTTACACACTCACATTGGATACGGATGATTTACAGGTATCACGTAGTTCCTTGCTATTACCTGACTGGTTCAAGGACATCAATTCGGGAATCGACTTTGAGGCGAATACGGTTAGTACGGATCAAATATTATTGCCTACACAGGACGCTGATGGAGTTACGATTACGTGGAATTCAAGCCAGCCAAGTATGATTAATCCTGTAACTGGCGAGGTTCAACACCCACTGCCTGGTGAATCTGATGCTGTTGTGGATTTAACAGCCACAGTGGGCAAACAAGAAGCAGCTCATAGCCTAAGCTTCACATTAACGGTACCTGCCTTGCAGGATCCAATAGAGCATCCAATAACGGATATGTCCATTCAAAATGCACAGCTATCGCCTGCTTTTGACCCGGATGTACATGATTATCAAATCTCGTTATCTGATACAGCAGACGTAATCGTCCTGCGACCTTCATTGAACGGAAATTCTACCATGACCGTAAGCGATGCAACCTATACAGTATCAGGACTAGATTACTTGATTGATACTGGCAGTGCTGATAGCTTCAGGCTGGAAGGGCAAACTCCTCTTGGGACGAAGGAAAGCTATATATTCAGCTTAGTGCGTCTAAAGAGTCAGAAAAGTATGCTTTATTTCTCAGTGCCGAATCAAAAAGGAACAGCGTTAATCGATAATATCAATCATACGGTAACTGCCCAAGTGTATCATGGCGTAGACTTAACATCAGTAATGCCTGTCATAACTGTTTCTGATGGAGCAGCGTATCTGCCCAGTGCAGGCACAGTGCTTGATTTTAGCAGTCCGGTCACCTACATTCTGACTGCGCAAGATGGAAGCTCGCAGCAATATCAGGTTACTGTTACAGAAGCGCCTGATATGTCGTCAGCTGAAGTCAAACCTTTGGGGACAGAGCCTGTTCGAAATGTACCTTTTGGAATTCAGATTTACCAAGCGAAGGACATTAACGGATCACTGTTAACTGGGTCGGTGCATGTGGTTGTCGATAGTACGGACTTGCAAGAAGGAGTCGTATTTGATGGGTTGGTATCATTCACTGACGGAGAAGCGCTGCTTCCGATAACTTTGAGTGAAGCGGAAGCCCAGACACTGACGATCACCTTGGCAGGTGTCTCGAGGCCGTTATTCGTAACTGTCAATGTTCAATTGCCAGATGCTGATATAGTAGAGGCAGACAAAACTGCTTTGGTCTTGTCTTCGATTCTGGGAAGCAACGCCGATGCAAGCCATGTTACTATGAATTTAGAGCTTCCAACGTTAGGTGTTTTTGGTTCAACAATAAATTGGTCAAGTGATCATCGAGCTATCGCAGCTGACGGCACAGTAACTAGACCAACTTCGACCAATGGAGATGCAATCGTACATCTTACTGCTACCTTTTCCAAGGGAATGAAGAAGCAGCAAGTGGTCTTCGAAATTACGGTTCTGAGCTTGGAGCCTGTTGAGTATGGAACACCTGTGGTGGTCACTTCGGAAGAACCGATTGTATTCTCAGGTGGTGTGAAGCTGGACCTGCAGAGCTTGAACATACCTAATGGAACTACGGTAACTGCTGAACCTGTTACTCCAATAACAACAGGTACTACCTTGCAGCAAGCAGGTCCAGTTGTTAAATTCACCTTCCAAGGTATGCAGACCAATCCGCTTCCAGCGCCTGTTAATCTCCAATTCGCAGTAGATCCCGGTACAGACATTTCGAAAATCGGTATCTTCTACTACAACGAAGCGACAGGGAAATGGGAGTATCAACGTACGATAGCTGAATCATCCAATAAGGTCTCGGCTTACGTAAGTCACTTTTCCACGTATGGTGTCTTTACTGCAGATCAAGCAGCTGCTCCGATAGCAAATCCTGAAAGTGGAGCTGAACTGCAGCCTGGGATGTCAGTAACCTTAGCAACGGCAACGGATGGTGCAGCAATTCGTTACACCTTAGATGGTTCGGAGCCGACAGCGTCCAGTATATTATATAGCAACATTCAACAGCCGACCGCGGTCGCTGGATCTGACTTGATTGTAAAAGCTTTTGCTCAGAAGGACGGAATGATCGATAGTATCGTTCAAACCTTTACCTACTCGACAGCATCGCTTAGCAGCAATACAAGGCTGGGCAGCATAGTAGTCAGTACGGATTCTGCGCAATTGAATTTGCTGACAGTAACATCAGATGGTTCAGCAGTGCCTAGCTTATACACGACAACTGTACCAAGCGTCGTATCGGCAGTTTATGTGAGTGCAGCGGCAGAATATCCAGGCGCTCATGTTGACATGTACGAGGACGGGCAGCTGATTTCCGTAAATGATGCTGTTTACGCAGTTAACTTGAATGTTGGAGTTAATCGGCTGCAACTTGTAGTTACTGCTGAAAACGGCGACCAACAAACATACACGCTGAATGTGAATAGGTTAGGGGCTTCCAATGCGGACATTACGAGTATGAAGTATGAAAATGTGCCGTTGACTCAAGTTGGGAACCTGTTTACTCTTCGAGTAGGGTGGGATGTTGACGCTGTAGATCTTGATGTAAGTTTATCGGATCCCCATGCTTATTTTACGGTAACGGGAGCTACTTACGGAATGGATTCCATCCACATGGCAGATCTCAGTTTTGACCCGGCTTCAAACATCTCCGCGGTGAATGTAACTGCACAAGACGGAACGGTAAAAACGTACAGTGTTCAAGTAGTGCGAACTCCAGAACCAACCGATGCGGTGCTAGATGGTAATCATGATGGTTCCATTCGTATTGATGATATAGTGGCATTAGTGCGTGAGCAGTATGATGTCGACGGCAACGGTTTTGATGCTAACGATGTAAAGTATTTACTTAGTCGTATTCAACCAAAATCTGTACAAAAGCAGTAA
- a CDS encoding copper amine oxidase N-terminal domain-containing protein: MSLRNRFKTIAALSLAALVGLSSQAFAAQTAEEIEVYQAPMHFTFDDKEYAPPEGQEGFIYEGSTYVPLRFVSYSLGKGVRWDSETYTVSIAEPKADEQITISEYKLNAQVKSNKMEKLDTTSLVPSALSAYREQVNYMFDGVKKQPSEDLPGFIINDTLYVPIRFFSESVGKEINWDPETYTVSAKTSVNKPTEGEKSEDPKVETTEPAVGGGGGFGGGAGGGIVTKPSYESLTSDAEAKMNNLKSSCKTELYAIYDEFKQTGDLSLIDKANAAVTKCDSKFDQILNDLSSKLSNNGYDTSVIQTYRDAYEAEKEAEKAKILN; this comes from the coding sequence ATGTCATTACGAAATCGATTCAAAACGATCGCAGCTTTATCCCTAGCAGCTTTGGTTGGACTAAGCTCTCAGGCCTTTGCAGCACAAACGGCAGAAGAAATTGAAGTCTACCAAGCACCTATGCATTTTACGTTCGACGATAAGGAATACGCTCCTCCCGAGGGCCAGGAGGGGTTCATTTATGAAGGGAGCACTTACGTTCCTTTAAGATTTGTGTCCTATTCGCTAGGCAAGGGTGTGAGGTGGGATAGTGAGACCTACACAGTTTCGATAGCTGAACCTAAAGCTGACGAGCAGATAACAATTAGTGAATATAAGCTTAATGCTCAAGTGAAATCCAATAAAATGGAGAAGTTGGATACAACCAGTTTGGTGCCAAGTGCTCTAAGCGCGTATAGGGAGCAAGTCAATTATATGTTTGATGGGGTGAAGAAGCAGCCTTCAGAGGATTTACCAGGTTTTATTATCAATGACACTTTGTATGTCCCGATTCGATTTTTCTCTGAATCCGTGGGAAAGGAGATCAATTGGGATCCTGAGACCTATACAGTTTCTGCTAAAACAAGTGTGAACAAGCCTACTGAAGGAGAGAAGTCAGAAGACCCTAAAGTGGAGACCACTGAACCTGCTGTAGGTGGCGGTGGAGGCTTTGGAGGAGGAGCTGGAGGCGGTATTGTTACCAAGCCTAGTTACGAATCCTTGACATCTGATGCGGAAGCGAAGATGAATAATCTGAAAAGCAGCTGCAAGACTGAGCTATATGCGATCTATGACGAGTTTAAACAGACAGGCGACCTTTCTTTAATCGATAAGGCTAATGCTGCTGTTACGAAGTGTGATTCCAAATTCGATCAAATTTTGAATGATCTTAGCTCTAAGCTCTCCAATAATGGTTACGATACAAGCGTTATTCAAACCTATCGAGATGCCTACGAGGCAGAGAAAGAGGCTGAGAAAGCAAAAATATTAAATTAA
- a CDS encoding NAD(P)/FAD-dependent oxidoreductase — MYDVIIIGGGPAGASAAIYTARGNLKTLVIDKSPNAGALAITHKIANYPGAPGEMTGKELLDIMRGQAQGFGAEFVQTTITSVDVEGETKYVFTADGMYEAKSVIVATGSKGRNRMLPGEENLLGRGVSTCATCDGAFFTGKTVAVIGDSEEALEEAQALSKFVEKIYFVIPRPELQGVEHMPELSGTELLYKTKALEVVGDKQVTGLKVRSASGAEEVLAVDGVFIFLSGSKPGTDFLQDQVPLDADGFMILDSSMQSAVPGVFGAGEVRRTPVKQAVVAAADGAIAAMAVDKYINKRAQLIPQYK; from the coding sequence ATGTACGATGTCATTATCATCGGTGGAGGACCCGCGGGGGCATCCGCCGCCATATATACGGCAAGAGGGAATTTGAAGACACTGGTCATAGATAAGTCACCTAACGCTGGAGCACTGGCGATTACGCATAAGATTGCTAATTATCCGGGAGCACCTGGAGAAATGACGGGCAAAGAGCTGCTCGATATCATGAGAGGTCAGGCTCAGGGCTTCGGTGCTGAGTTTGTTCAGACGACGATCACTTCCGTGGATGTGGAAGGTGAGACCAAGTATGTCTTCACTGCTGATGGTATGTATGAAGCCAAGTCTGTGATTGTTGCTACAGGGTCGAAGGGGCGCAATCGTATGCTGCCTGGTGAGGAGAATCTGCTAGGGCGCGGTGTGAGCACTTGTGCTACTTGTGACGGGGCTTTTTTCACAGGCAAGACGGTAGCTGTTATCGGAGACTCGGAGGAAGCTTTGGAGGAAGCGCAGGCACTTTCCAAGTTTGTAGAGAAAATTTACTTTGTCATCCCGCGGCCTGAGCTTCAAGGTGTAGAGCATATGCCGGAGCTGTCTGGAACGGAGTTGCTTTATAAAACGAAAGCTTTGGAAGTTGTCGGAGATAAGCAAGTGACAGGTTTGAAGGTACGTTCTGCCTCCGGTGCGGAAGAGGTGTTGGCGGTTGACGGTGTGTTTATCTTTTTGTCAGGCAGCAAGCCAGGAACGGATTTCCTGCAAGATCAGGTGCCGCTGGATGCGGACGGCTTCATGATTCTTGATAGTTCTATGCAGTCTGCTGTCCCAGGTGTGTTCGGTGCAGGCGAGGTCAGAAGGACGCCGGTGAAGCAAGCGGTGGTAGCTGCTGCAGATGGTGCGATTGCGGCGATGGCCGTAGACAAGTATATTAATAAAAGGGCTCAATTGATCCCGCAGTATAAATAA
- a CDS encoding glutaredoxin family protein, whose product MSNVIVYSSTNCPYCQQLKKYLTEQNVTFEERNIDLNDQYGQELHDMGMMSLPVTVIGEHKILGMNVTKLKKALAELSA is encoded by the coding sequence ATGTCTAATGTTATCGTTTATTCAAGCACGAACTGCCCTTACTGCCAACAGTTGAAGAAATATTTAACCGAGCAGAATGTAACATTCGAAGAAAGAAATATCGATCTAAATGATCAATACGGCCAAGAGCTGCACGATATGGGAATGATGTCGCTTCCGGTTACTGTCATTGGGGAGCATAAGATTCTTGGCATGAATGTAACCAAGCTGAAAAAAGCGTTAGCTGAGCTTTCTGCTTAA
- the galE gene encoding UDP-glucose 4-epimerase GalE — protein sequence MAILVTGGAGYIGSHTCVELLDRGYEVVVVDNLSNSSMASLERIQELTGKTLTFYEADLLHKEKLVRIFEENTIDAVIHFAGYKAVGESVQVPLSYYHNNMTGTLILCEVMRQFGVKRMVFSSSATVYAPAESGPISEDFPLGASNPYGRTKLMIEEILRDLAISDREWSISLLRYFNPVGAHASGRIGEDPSGIPNNLTPYITQVAVGKLKELRVFGGDYPTQDGTGVRDYIHVVDLALGHLKAIEKVMRSTGVDAYNLGTGNGCSVLEMIRAFEKATETSIPYTIVDRRPGDIAVCYANPSKAQRELGWKAEKGIDEMCRDAWRWQRNNPNGYKDPVKL from the coding sequence ATGGCGATATTAGTAACCGGCGGAGCGGGCTATATTGGCAGTCATACGTGCGTGGAGCTGCTTGATCGAGGATATGAAGTAGTAGTCGTGGATAACTTGTCTAATAGCAGCATGGCATCCTTAGAGCGAATTCAGGAGCTTACGGGAAAGACGCTTACCTTTTACGAAGCTGATTTACTCCATAAGGAGAAGCTGGTCCGTATTTTTGAGGAGAATACGATCGATGCCGTGATTCATTTTGCTGGGTATAAAGCGGTTGGAGAATCGGTACAAGTGCCCCTGAGCTATTATCACAATAACATGACGGGGACGCTTATTCTTTGTGAAGTGATGCGTCAGTTCGGTGTAAAGAGAATGGTATTCAGCTCCTCTGCTACCGTCTATGCGCCGGCAGAATCGGGTCCGATCTCTGAGGATTTTCCGCTAGGGGCTTCTAATCCGTATGGACGAACGAAGCTAATGATCGAAGAGATTCTGCGGGATCTGGCTATCTCTGATAGAGAATGGAGCATCAGTCTGCTTCGTTATTTTAATCCGGTTGGAGCTCATGCCAGCGGCCGAATCGGCGAGGACCCGAGCGGTATTCCTAACAACCTGACTCCTTACATTACTCAAGTGGCTGTAGGCAAGCTGAAGGAGCTTCGTGTGTTCGGAGGCGACTATCCGACTCAGGATGGGACAGGTGTCAGGGATTACATCCATGTGGTTGACCTTGCGCTAGGGCATTTGAAGGCCATTGAGAAGGTTATGCGATCTACAGGAGTGGACGCTTATAATCTGGGAACCGGGAATGGATGCAGCGTTCTTGAGATGATTAGAGCTTTTGAAAAAGCGACAGAAACATCCATCCCATATACGATTGTAGACCGGAGACCCGGTGATATTGCAGTTTGCTATGCGAATCCGTCCAAAGCGCAGCGTGAGCTGGGATGGAAAGCGGAAAAAGGCATTGATGAAATGTGTAGGGATGCATGGAGATGGCAGCGGAACAATCCAAATGGATATAAAGATCCTGTGAAGCTCTAA